One Kineococcus radiotolerans SRS30216 = ATCC BAA-149 DNA window includes the following coding sequences:
- a CDS encoding urea amidolyase associated protein UAAP1 → MNPDRDTSTVLAARGDARARSGTAAEFMPYLPAATSPFAPDDVDPGDLTWAETVAPGGYTSRVLARGTRLRLTDVTGDACANVLLLSALGPWERLNVADTQKIPWQAYLGEGHPLLSGDGRVLATIVADSSGHHDAFCGTTSDAWNVRRYGDAAPQGPSPSGRGLLTLAASKHGLGPRDLAPSVSFFQGVRVEPDGGFRWLGSAGPGRSVDLLAEMPLVVLLANTAHPLDPRPGFTVGPLRVHAWRSAPTGPGDARFTATPELHRAYLNTRDHLEAR, encoded by the coding sequence GTGAACCCCGACAGGGACACCTCGACCGTCCTCGCCGCCCGCGGCGACGCCCGCGCCCGTTCCGGCACCGCGGCGGAGTTCATGCCGTACCTGCCCGCCGCCACCTCCCCCTTCGCCCCCGACGACGTCGACCCGGGCGACCTCACCTGGGCCGAGACCGTCGCCCCCGGCGGGTACACCTCCCGGGTCCTGGCCCGCGGGACCCGGCTGCGCCTCACCGACGTCACCGGTGACGCGTGCGCGAACGTCCTGCTGCTCTCCGCGCTCGGCCCCTGGGAACGGCTGAACGTCGCCGACACCCAGAAGATCCCCTGGCAGGCCTACCTCGGGGAGGGGCACCCGCTGCTCTCCGGCGACGGCCGGGTGCTGGCCACGATCGTCGCGGACTCCTCCGGGCACCACGACGCGTTCTGCGGCACCACCTCCGACGCCTGGAACGTCCGCCGGTACGGCGACGCGGCCCCGCAGGGCCCGAGCCCCTCCGGTCGCGGGTTGCTGACCCTCGCCGCGAGCAAGCACGGCCTCGGGCCGCGCGACCTGGCCCCGAGCGTCTCGTTCTTCCAGGGCGTGCGGGTCGAACCCGACGGGGGTTTCCGCTGGTTGGGGTCCGCCGGCCCGGGCCGGTCGGTGGACCTGCTCGCGGAGATGCCGCTGGTCGTCCTCCTCGCGAACACCGCGCACCCGCTGGACCCGCGCCCGGGGTTCACCGTCGGCCCGCTGCGGGTGCACGCCTGGCGCAGCGCCCCCACCGGCCCCGGCGACGCCCGGTTCACCGCCACCCCGGAACTGCACCGCGCCTACCTGAACACCCGCGACCACCTGGAGGCACGATGA